In Candidatus Methylomirabilis lanthanidiphila, a single genomic region encodes these proteins:
- a CDS encoding FAD-dependent pyridine nucleotide-disulfide oxidoreductase: MSKQHHVIIGASAAGLAAVEAIRKVDKDCPITVVSKEPLPLYSRVGLTHFIAREVGYDGMRMRDDDYFDRMKVRGLMGVAALSVDPTARRIALSNGENVAYDNLLVTSGSHAVMPPIPGTNLQSIYTCITNVDAKRIDEAIAGANEVAVIGAGLIGIQVVDALIRRGCKTTVIEQMPHVMPAMADAVSAAMMEDELRKAGVTVRCGVRATELLGKDSHITGVKVEGGEVFPCQLLVMAAGVAPNVDFLNGTGVKMNRGLAVDACQRTSLDGIYAAGDVAETVDMFSGERVVNAIWPEALNQGRIAGLNMAGVATPYEGSMAMNVTSVLQTPVASIGAWNPQSGGRYQIREVRDDRRQTCRKLVFDGEQLVGAMLVGTFEDAGILHNMIRTRKTFTLKPDHLAPATVRWGTVLRAIHKAGRV; encoded by the coding sequence ATGAGCAAACAACATCACGTCATCATCGGAGCGAGCGCAGCCGGTCTCGCGGCCGTCGAAGCGATCCGAAAAGTCGATAAGGACTGCCCGATCACGGTCGTCTCGAAGGAGCCGTTGCCGCTCTATTCGCGGGTTGGCCTCACGCACTTTATCGCCCGAGAGGTCGGCTACGATGGGATGCGGATGCGGGACGACGACTACTTCGACCGGATGAAGGTGCGTGGGCTGATGGGGGTGGCCGCCCTCTCCGTCGATCCCACCGCGCGCCGTATCGCGCTGAGCAACGGCGAGAACGTGGCTTACGATAACCTGCTCGTCACGTCGGGATCTCACGCTGTCATGCCACCGATTCCTGGGACGAATCTCCAAAGCATCTATACCTGCATCACCAACGTCGATGCGAAACGGATCGACGAGGCGATTGCGGGAGCCAACGAGGTCGCCGTGATCGGCGCCGGTCTGATCGGGATTCAGGTGGTCGATGCGCTCATCCGCCGCGGTTGCAAGACCACCGTCATCGAACAGATGCCGCACGTGATGCCGGCTATGGCCGATGCGGTCTCGGCTGCGATGATGGAAGATGAGCTTCGGAAAGCCGGGGTGACGGTCAGGTGCGGCGTCAGGGCGACGGAGCTTTTGGGCAAGGATAGTCACATCACCGGCGTGAAGGTTGAAGGTGGCGAGGTGTTTCCATGCCAGCTTCTGGTGATGGCGGCCGGCGTCGCGCCCAACGTCGATTTCCTGAATGGAACCGGCGTAAAAATGAACCGCGGGCTGGCGGTGGATGCCTGTCAGCGGACCAGTCTGGACGGGATCTATGCGGCTGGCGATGTCGCCGAGACCGTCGATATGTTCAGCGGCGAGCGAGTCGTCAACGCCATCTGGCCGGAGGCGCTCAACCAGGGGCGGATCGCCGGGCTGAACATGGCCGGTGTCGCTACGCCGTACGAGGGGTCGATGGCGATGAATGTGACCTCGGTCCTGCAGACCCCGGTGGCGTCGATCGGCGCATGGAATCCACAGTCCGGTGGGCGGTATCAGATCCGGGAGGTCCGCGATGACCGGAGACAGACCTGCCGCAAGCTGGTCTTCGATGGGGAACAGCTCGTGGGCGCGATGCTGGTGGGGACCTTCGAGGACGCCGGCATCCTTCACAACATGATCCGAACCCGGAAAACATTTACCTTGAAGCCGGACCATCTGGCGCCGGCCACCGTCCGTTGGGGAACGGTACTGCGAGCCATCCACAAGGCCGGCAGGGTCTGA